A window of Cohnella herbarum contains these coding sequences:
- a CDS encoding phage tail protein, with the protein MTVAAMNHNVNGAFRFLVELDHMLVAGFSEVQGLESQIEYEEIREGGVNGYVHRLPKGVRNSSIILRRGLSSSQELWNWYSQSSLGKVVRKSGSIILYKHDGTELCRWNFFDAYPTKWSGPSLNAATSEVAIETIELVHNGIKTIFRS; encoded by the coding sequence GTGACCGTAGCGGCTATGAATCATAATGTGAACGGAGCGTTTCGCTTCCTGGTCGAGCTCGACCATATGCTTGTTGCCGGGTTTTCCGAGGTTCAGGGATTGGAATCGCAGATCGAATACGAGGAAATTCGCGAAGGCGGGGTTAACGGATACGTTCACCGATTGCCCAAGGGCGTGAGGAACTCCTCGATTATTCTGAGGCGCGGATTGTCTTCCTCCCAGGAACTATGGAACTGGTACTCGCAATCTTCTCTCGGCAAAGTGGTTCGCAAGAGCGGTTCCATCATCCTGTATAAGCATGACGGCACGGAGCTGTGCAGGTGGAATTTCTTCGATGCTTATCCGACGAAGTGGAGCGGCCCGAGCCTGAACGCTGCGACGAGCGAAGTCGCCATCGAAACGATAGAGCTTGTGCACAACGGAATCAAAACGATTTTCCGATCTTAA
- a CDS encoding DUF6760 family protein, with product MSEMRSRVRGGSRFFIRNGGPLVVHSPERIYEEVGFIAYYFHWPHDDIMNMEHRERRRWCDEISKINRKLNDEPDKQNVFDVFGKR from the coding sequence ATGTCCGAAATGCGATCACGAGTTCGAGGTGGAAGTCGATTTTTTATCCGTAACGGAGGGCCTCTCGTAGTTCATTCGCCAGAGCGAATCTACGAGGAAGTCGGCTTTATCGCCTATTATTTCCATTGGCCCCATGATGACATTATGAATATGGAACATCGCGAACGTCGGCGGTGGTGCGACGAAATATCGAAAATCAACCGGAAGTTGAACGACGAACCGGATAAACAGAACGTATTCGATGTTTTCGGGAAGAGGTGA
- a CDS encoding phage tail assembly protein: MAFQTEYDFELPRGYVDDSGTLHKRGVMRLATAADEILPMRDPRVQQNQGYLTVILLARVITRLGDVKHVDTKTIEKLFTADLAYLQNLYRQINDLEAPKLHTACPKCDHEFEVEVDFLSVTEGLS, encoded by the coding sequence ATGGCTTTCCAAACGGAATACGATTTCGAACTGCCGCGAGGATATGTGGACGATAGCGGCACGCTGCACAAACGAGGGGTCATGCGGTTAGCTACCGCGGCCGACGAAATATTGCCGATGCGGGATCCTCGCGTTCAGCAGAATCAAGGCTACCTGACCGTAATTTTGCTTGCCCGGGTGATTACTCGTCTAGGCGACGTTAAACACGTTGATACGAAAACGATAGAGAAATTGTTTACCGCGGATTTGGCGTATTTGCAAAACTTATACCGGCAAATTAACGATTTAGAAGCTCCGAAGCTTCATACGGCATGTCCGAAATGCGATCACGAGTTCGAGGTGGAAGTCGATTTTTTATCCGTAACGGAGGGCCTCTCGTAG
- a CDS encoding phage tail protein, which produces MPGERNDPYRNFRFRVEIEGLEQAGFSEVGGFDASFDVVQYREGNEVITPRKLAGLARYGNITLKWGSTESMELYEWVQACIEGTIERKTVTIIAIDDEGGDVATWQVIEAWPVRYTAPGFNGSGAEVAIELLELAHEGMTRTA; this is translated from the coding sequence ATGCCAGGAGAACGTAACGATCCATACCGTAATTTTAGGTTCCGCGTAGAGATTGAAGGACTTGAACAAGCCGGATTCAGCGAAGTCGGCGGATTCGACGCTTCGTTCGATGTCGTGCAGTACCGGGAAGGCAATGAAGTTATTACCCCCCGTAAGCTTGCGGGCCTAGCCCGTTACGGTAACATTACCCTGAAGTGGGGCTCGACGGAATCGATGGAGCTCTATGAATGGGTGCAAGCGTGCATTGAAGGCACGATCGAGCGCAAGACGGTAACGATCATTGCGATCGATGACGAAGGCGGCGACGTTGCCACTTGGCAAGTTATCGAAGCATGGCCGGTTCGTTATACGGCTCCGGGCTTTAACGGTTCCGGCGCTGAAGTCGCCATCGAACTCCTTGAGCTTGCTCATGAAGGAATGACTCGTACGGCATAA
- a CDS encoding phage tail sheath family protein: MAEYLSPGVYVEEFESGSKPLDGVSTSTAGFIGLAQRGAVEGLPLLITSPADFQRNYGSYLSESAFGSYRYLAYAVDQFFTNGGSRCYVMRVAPSDAQLATNLGSVSEKLSITTKNPGAWGNLVKVVLTDASKAKTQIYEVTDKRYRVKNAGGFYAGDVVAYNAGGETQYNRIVSVQGNVIELAEALSGDVVDNALLPTKILSTSEFSLHVVYSDEVESYERVSLNPEAPTFVEKVAGRSNLVNVRALITSTDATHPFDAITGAGAEGKVEFVLAGGTDGSVSGIAASDFIGEDRGPGRRTGIQAFIDNDVVSIMAIPGVTDANVQLSLVAHCENLGSRFAILDIPREKTKVADVMTHRNLFDSSYCALYNPWLSVFDPLDKRNIFVPPSGTIAGIYSRSDTTRGVQKAPANEVLRGVVGLDVQYNKGEQDILNPAGVNLIRSFTGQGIRVWGARTASSNTLWKYVNVRRLFIFLEESIKGGTNWVVFEPNNDQLWARVQRTIDAFLTRIWRDGALIGNSASEAFYIDIGRSTMTQDDIDNGRLICVIGVAPVKPAEFVVFRITQKTGSE, encoded by the coding sequence ATGGCAGAGTATTTGTCGCCTGGGGTATACGTAGAGGAATTCGAGAGTGGCTCGAAGCCGCTCGATGGCGTAAGCACGAGCACGGCCGGTTTTATCGGTCTTGCACAACGGGGAGCGGTCGAAGGTTTGCCGCTGTTGATTACCAGTCCCGCCGATTTTCAACGCAATTACGGTTCGTATTTATCCGAAAGCGCGTTTGGAAGCTATCGCTACCTAGCGTACGCGGTAGACCAATTTTTCACGAACGGGGGATCCCGTTGTTACGTGATGCGCGTTGCTCCTTCCGATGCGCAACTGGCAACCAACCTCGGTTCTGTTTCGGAGAAGCTCAGCATCACGACGAAGAATCCCGGAGCATGGGGCAACCTGGTTAAGGTCGTTCTTACCGATGCCAGCAAAGCCAAGACGCAAATCTATGAAGTTACGGATAAACGCTATCGCGTTAAGAACGCAGGCGGTTTCTACGCAGGCGATGTCGTTGCCTATAACGCCGGAGGCGAGACGCAATATAATCGGATCGTCAGCGTACAAGGTAACGTAATCGAGCTTGCGGAAGCTTTGAGCGGAGACGTCGTTGACAACGCTTTGCTGCCTACCAAGATTTTATCGACCAGCGAGTTTTCGCTTCATGTCGTCTACAGCGACGAAGTAGAAAGCTACGAGAGGGTATCTTTGAATCCCGAAGCGCCTACGTTCGTGGAGAAAGTCGCCGGACGGTCCAATCTGGTTAACGTTCGCGCGTTGATCACGTCGACGGACGCTACGCATCCTTTCGATGCCATTACCGGAGCCGGTGCGGAAGGTAAAGTAGAATTCGTGCTTGCCGGCGGTACCGACGGTTCCGTATCCGGAATCGCTGCATCCGATTTCATCGGAGAAGATCGCGGTCCTGGTCGTCGTACGGGAATTCAGGCTTTCATCGACAACGACGTCGTCAGCATTATGGCCATTCCGGGCGTGACGGATGCCAATGTGCAATTATCGTTAGTCGCTCATTGCGAGAACTTGGGCAGTCGTTTCGCGATCTTGGACATTCCGCGGGAGAAAACGAAAGTCGCGGACGTCATGACGCATCGCAACCTGTTCGATTCCAGCTATTGCGCGCTTTACAATCCTTGGCTATCGGTATTCGATCCGCTAGATAAGAGAAACATTTTCGTTCCTCCATCCGGTACGATCGCGGGTATTTACTCCCGTTCCGACACAACGCGCGGCGTGCAGAAGGCGCCGGCGAACGAAGTGCTTCGCGGCGTAGTCGGCCTGGACGTTCAATACAATAAAGGCGAACAAGATATTCTCAATCCGGCGGGAGTCAACTTGATACGTTCCTTCACGGGTCAAGGGATTCGTGTATGGGGAGCTAGAACGGCATCCTCCAATACGCTTTGGAAATACGTCAACGTACGTCGTCTGTTCATTTTCTTGGAAGAGTCGATTAAAGGCGGCACTAACTGGGTCGTGTTCGAGCCGAATAACGATCAATTATGGGCCCGCGTGCAACGTACGATCGATGCCTTCCTGACAAGGATCTGGCGCGATGGGGCGTTGATCGGCAATAGCGCATCGGAGGCATTCTACATCGATATCGGCCGCAGCACGATGACTCAGGACGACATCGACAACGGTCGCCTCATCTGCGTGATCGGCGTTGCTCCCGTTAAACCTGCCGAGTTCGTTGTCTTCCGCATTACTCAGAAAACCGGATCTGAATAA
- a CDS encoding DUF4255 domain-containing protein: MFGKGGGTLIGGYTVIADVGSSLLKLLREQLSPDPVPRPDLIGMASPVDKGDFVLSLYLCSIRENGEARRNEMQAQGGILRYPPLAVDLHYILTAHSTADLHTRTLDEHRVLGKVMQVLYDNSVLRSPYLEGSLAENNEELRITAENFNTEQLTQLWQFGDNPYKLSLAYRVGPVLLESNRVKPGPRVLERKITLRDKGGEGS, translated from the coding sequence ATGTTCGGCAAGGGAGGAGGAACTCTCATCGGAGGTTATACCGTTATCGCGGATGTCGGCTCCAGCTTGTTGAAGCTGCTTCGTGAGCAGTTGTCTCCGGATCCCGTTCCGCGTCCAGATCTGATCGGCATGGCATCCCCCGTGGACAAAGGCGATTTCGTTCTCTCGCTCTACTTATGCAGCATACGGGAGAACGGGGAAGCGAGACGGAATGAAATGCAGGCTCAAGGCGGAATATTGCGATACCCCCCTCTAGCCGTCGATTTGCACTATATTTTAACGGCGCATTCCACGGCGGATCTGCATACGCGAACACTGGACGAGCATCGTGTCTTGGGCAAGGTCATGCAAGTGCTCTACGACAATTCCGTTCTGCGAAGTCCTTATTTAGAGGGCTCTCTTGCGGAAAATAACGAAGAACTTCGGATTACGGCGGAGAACTTCAACACGGAGCAGCTTACCCAGCTGTGGCAATTCGGAGATAACCCTTATAAGCTTTCGCTAGCATACCGCGTCGGACCCGTTCTGCTCGAGTCCAACCGCGTGAAACCCGGACCTCGCGTTCTGGAACGCAAGATTACGTTGCGCGACAAGGGAGGCGAAGGTTCTTGA
- a CDS encoding ATP-binding protein: MAHLEPYRNGQEHLDDELRWLEAGFRTLLEIGGGNPFAFPLIGARGLVVTAEELRDTESDDRTDEPVTDWLRYLEIRKAFEQSITVSAEAAMNAGVTLPLAQICSRLRLTVWERRFVVFCLAAEHSRQYEKWFAYFNDDVTCKSPTPDLAYRLLCDSADERTLARQYLNGSGVIRSILLESEDPYEVNVTGSQARPKLKTAMRLDDRTVSFLMQTEALDSRLEGIATVFSPQELTELPVLVPNDSVSDSFSGLADSRKTESIPFIHLSGPEGGGKKLRLRHLSSARSQPLLVVALRDMPTDPQQARVAMSRIVREAVLTDSAICLTEEHAIVGSAVSHYGLWNAAFASYARFARRPLICWTSNVKRQPSELPLPPLAGWIYGEVGIPDAAIREAFWRAEAMDLNGEYPEQLCRELADKYRFTPGQIERAWRQAVSIAKARGYSKPVRSDLETASRGQFRHRLAQLADRIVPARTWDDLVLADEPYSLIREACNRFMHRETVFQRWGFGKKLPYGKGLSLLFAGPPGTGKTMAAEIIAGELGLELYRIDLSRIVSKYIGETEQRLSELFSEAENSGAILFFDEGDALFGKRTEVKDAHDKYANLEAAYLLQRIEAYDGVTVLATNLMQNMDEALIRRMSFVIKFPFPGPEEREQIFRAHLPSAAPVSDNLDLAFLAARLDVSGGYIKNIVLAAAFLAATDDSPIGMEHFVRAAQQELRKMGKILVKDAFSPYYDKIHETFG, from the coding sequence GTGGCACATCTAGAGCCCTATCGAAACGGGCAAGAGCATCTTGATGATGAATTACGTTGGCTTGAAGCCGGCTTTCGGACGCTGCTGGAGATCGGCGGAGGCAATCCGTTTGCGTTTCCCCTAATCGGCGCAAGGGGGCTTGTCGTGACCGCGGAAGAACTTCGCGATACGGAGTCGGACGACCGAACGGACGAACCGGTGACGGATTGGCTTCGATATCTCGAGATTAGGAAAGCATTCGAGCAGTCGATCACGGTATCCGCGGAAGCAGCCATGAACGCGGGCGTTACGCTGCCATTGGCTCAGATTTGTTCGAGGCTTCGCCTAACGGTCTGGGAGCGTCGGTTCGTCGTGTTTTGTCTCGCCGCGGAGCATAGCCGTCAATACGAGAAATGGTTCGCTTATTTCAACGACGATGTAACATGCAAGTCGCCTACGCCGGATTTGGCGTATAGGCTTCTTTGCGATTCGGCCGACGAACGAACGCTGGCAAGGCAATATTTGAATGGCAGCGGAGTCATTCGCAGCATATTGCTAGAGTCGGAGGATCCTTACGAAGTCAACGTTACCGGCAGCCAAGCGCGGCCGAAGTTAAAAACGGCAATGAGGCTCGATGACCGAACGGTAAGTTTCCTAATGCAAACGGAAGCGTTGGATTCCCGTTTAGAAGGAATAGCAACCGTCTTCAGCCCTCAAGAGCTAACCGAGCTCCCGGTGCTGGTTCCGAACGATTCCGTAAGCGATTCGTTTAGCGGTTTGGCTGATTCTCGGAAGACGGAGAGCATTCCGTTTATCCATTTGTCGGGACCCGAAGGAGGAGGCAAGAAGCTGCGTCTTCGCCACCTGTCTAGCGCAAGGAGTCAACCTCTATTGGTCGTAGCGCTTCGCGACATGCCGACGGATCCCCAGCAAGCGAGGGTGGCGATGTCCCGAATCGTGAGGGAAGCGGTCTTGACCGATTCGGCGATCTGCTTGACCGAGGAACATGCGATCGTCGGTTCCGCCGTATCCCATTACGGATTGTGGAATGCGGCTTTCGCATCGTACGCTCGATTTGCGCGAAGGCCGCTCATCTGTTGGACCTCCAACGTGAAGCGGCAACCTTCCGAACTGCCGCTGCCTCCATTAGCGGGGTGGATTTACGGAGAAGTCGGCATCCCCGACGCGGCCATCCGCGAAGCGTTCTGGCGGGCGGAGGCGATGGACTTGAACGGCGAATACCCCGAGCAGCTTTGTCGAGAGCTGGCGGACAAGTATCGCTTCACCCCGGGCCAGATCGAGAGGGCATGGAGACAAGCCGTCTCGATCGCGAAGGCTCGCGGGTACTCGAAGCCGGTTAGATCAGACCTGGAGACGGCGAGCCGCGGGCAATTCAGACATCGGCTTGCCCAATTGGCCGATCGAATCGTTCCGGCTAGGACGTGGGACGATCTTGTATTGGCAGACGAGCCTTACTCTCTCATTCGGGAAGCTTGCAATCGGTTTATGCATCGCGAAACGGTGTTCCAGCGTTGGGGGTTCGGAAAGAAGCTGCCTTACGGCAAAGGGTTGAGCTTGCTCTTCGCGGGTCCGCCGGGCACGGGCAAGACGATGGCCGCCGAGATCATCGCCGGGGAGCTCGGATTGGAACTGTACCGCATCGATCTTTCCAGAATCGTAAGCAAGTATATCGGAGAAACGGAGCAACGGCTTAGCGAGTTGTTCTCGGAGGCCGAGAATAGCGGCGCGATTCTTTTCTTCGATGAAGGGGACGCTCTCTTCGGCAAGCGGACGGAGGTCAAAGACGCTCACGATAAGTACGCGAATTTGGAAGCGGCTTATTTACTGCAGCGGATCGAAGCGTACGACGGCGTCACCGTGCTCGCGACCAACCTGATGCAGAACATGGACGAAGCGTTGATTCGAAGGATGAGCTTCGTGATCAAGTTCCCCTTCCCCGGACCGGAGGAAAGAGAACAGATTTTCCGCGCTCATCTACCGTCGGCCGCGCCCGTATCGGACAACTTGGATTTAGCGTTTCTGGCTGCCCGGCTTGACGTTTCCGGAGGGTATATCAAGAACATCGTTTTAGCTGCGGCCTTCCTAGCCGCGACGGACGATTCGCCGATCGGGATGGAGCATTTCGTCCGTGCCGCTCAGCAAGAATTAAGAAAAATGGGGAAAATCCTAGTCAAGGACGCATTTTCGCCATATTACGACAAAATCCACGAAACATTTGGATAG
- a CDS encoding PP2C family protein-serine/threonine phosphatase has protein sequence MDGQWVGPILGLLAGILLGLGIMYAFLRGRIKRSKVLFDISMQLNSTLKRREQMELIMNTAKQVIPVEAASVLLLDPDTDELFFELAQGDKGDEVREIRLKSGEGIAGYVAQNGQSIIVNDTKTDPRWSNRVAQSTGFVTRNLLTVPILNGGLVEGVLQVVNKKGTRPFTKRDRHLLERVAQPMAVALENARLYAQVEHSLEALKTTTAIKERLESELQIAGTIQMSFLPRIMPSSQEPYDVCALLKSAKEVGGDFYNFFKIDDDHLFFALGDVSDKGIPAALFMAVTLTLLKGKMGPGLSPGELLTTVNEELARDNPLVFATIVCGVFTCSTGEVVMSEGGHCTPYVVRADGKIEPVKLKKSLPLAAMEEAVYHDGYLTLGHGDRLLLYTDGITEAENAVQEQYSPDRLQQFLEMTPGMSSAEIIDALLMHVFMFTDGAPQSDDIAVLTLLRR, from the coding sequence GTGGATGGACAATGGGTGGGGCCTATACTGGGCTTATTAGCAGGCATCTTACTCGGCTTGGGAATCATGTATGCCTTTCTTCGAGGCCGGATCAAGCGCAGCAAGGTATTATTCGATATTAGCATGCAACTCAATTCAACCTTGAAACGCCGGGAGCAGATGGAGCTTATCATGAACACCGCAAAGCAGGTAATTCCCGTGGAAGCGGCTTCCGTATTGCTGCTCGATCCGGACACGGACGAGCTTTTCTTCGAGCTTGCCCAAGGGGATAAGGGAGATGAAGTGCGAGAGATCCGGCTTAAATCCGGTGAAGGTATCGCCGGTTATGTCGCCCAGAACGGCCAAAGCATAATCGTTAACGATACGAAAACGGATCCCAGATGGTCCAACCGCGTCGCCCAATCTACGGGTTTCGTGACCCGCAATCTGCTTACCGTACCCATCTTGAACGGAGGACTTGTCGAAGGCGTGCTACAGGTCGTCAATAAGAAAGGCACTCGGCCATTTACGAAACGCGATCGCCATCTGCTCGAGAGGGTTGCCCAGCCGATGGCCGTCGCGCTGGAGAATGCGCGTCTGTATGCGCAGGTGGAGCACTCGCTTGAAGCGCTTAAGACGACGACCGCCATTAAGGAAAGGCTGGAAAGCGAATTGCAGATCGCCGGTACGATCCAGATGAGCTTTCTTCCGCGGATCATGCCGTCCTCGCAGGAGCCTTACGACGTGTGCGCGTTGCTTAAATCCGCCAAAGAAGTCGGAGGAGACTTCTACAACTTCTTCAAAATCGACGACGATCATTTATTTTTTGCGCTTGGCGACGTTTCGGACAAGGGGATTCCCGCGGCATTGTTCATGGCCGTAACGCTTACGTTGCTTAAGGGGAAAATGGGTCCGGGTCTTTCGCCGGGAGAATTGCTCACCACGGTTAACGAAGAATTGGCCCGGGATAATCCGCTTGTGTTCGCGACGATTGTCTGCGGGGTGTTCACTTGCTCGACGGGCGAAGTGGTCATGAGCGAAGGCGGGCATTGCACGCCTTACGTCGTCCGCGCGGACGGCAAGATCGAGCCTGTAAAATTAAAGAAGAGTTTGCCACTTGCCGCGATGGAGGAAGCCGTCTATCACGACGGGTATTTGACATTGGGGCATGGGGACCGCTTGCTTCTCTATACGGATGGGATTACGGAAGCCGAGAATGCCGTGCAAGAACAATATTCGCCCGATAGATTGCAGCAATTTCTTGAGATGACCCCCGGAATGTCCAGCGCGGAAATTATCGACGCGTTACTCATGCATGTATTTATGTTTACGGACGGAGCGCCGCAATCCGACGATATCGCGGTGTTGACCTTATTGCGCCGCTAG
- a CDS encoding STAS domain-containing protein: MNIVTTQREGATIMSIEGRLDGHHAQTAEAAFLSLTGEGHTRFVFDFTDMQYISSAGLRVVLVAAKKIRSLQGKLVCANMSDQVRDVFEMSGFLSILETAASTDEALTMVNK; encoded by the coding sequence ATGAATATTGTGACGACACAGCGCGAAGGCGCTACGATAATGAGTATAGAAGGTCGATTGGACGGTCATCATGCCCAGACGGCGGAAGCTGCATTTTTATCGTTGACCGGCGAAGGACATACGCGGTTTGTTTTTGATTTTACCGATATGCAATACATTAGCAGCGCCGGTTTGCGGGTCGTACTGGTAGCCGCGAAGAAGATAAGAAGCTTGCAAGGTAAACTCGTGTGCGCGAATATGAGCGATCAGGTACGGGACGTATTCGAGATGTCGGGCTTTTTAAGCATTCTAGAGACGGCGGCTTCGACGGACGAAGCGTTGACTATGGTTAATAAATAG
- a CDS encoding ATP-binding protein, translating into MAEQGNGRMEIAFIQLANHLGELDRLHAFFEEVGLRFDWPARLKWDLTLACEELLTNTISYGFPQGGQHSIALTVRYDPGQIEVRLEDDGMPFNPLEQDEPDLTLSVEERAIGGLGIFFVRRTMNEVVYERTETGNRMILRKML; encoded by the coding sequence GTGGCGGAGCAAGGAAATGGCCGTATGGAGATTGCCTTCATTCAGCTAGCCAATCACTTGGGCGAGTTGGATCGTTTGCATGCTTTTTTCGAGGAAGTCGGACTTCGTTTCGATTGGCCCGCCCGGTTGAAGTGGGATCTGACGCTCGCGTGCGAGGAATTACTGACCAATACGATCTCCTACGGATTTCCTCAAGGCGGTCAGCATTCGATCGCTTTGACGGTTCGGTACGACCCCGGTCAAATCGAAGTGCGGTTGGAGGACGATGGAATGCCCTTTAACCCTCTGGAACAAGATGAGCCCGATCTCACGTTAAGCGTGGAAGAGCGTGCGATTGGAGGTCTGGGCATTTTTTTCGTCAGGCGGACGATGAACGAAGTTGTCTATGAGAGAACGGAAACGGGAAACCGGATGATTTTACGTAAAATGTTATGA
- the hrpB gene encoding ATP-dependent helicase HrpB, giving the protein MALLPIDSVLPELKQALSDHSNAVLIAAPGAGKTTRVPLALLGEKWLEEDLKIIMLEPRRLAARSSAKHMAATLGEQIGETVGYRVKMDTKVGSKTRIEVVTEGVLTRMLQADPALDGVGLVIFDEYHERSLQADLGLALCLQSQALLREDLKLLVMSATLEAEPVAALLGEAPIIRSEGRSYPVETIYRPKPSGGYLVDAVALAVTDALRAHEGDVLVFLPGIGEIRAVESMLRGRLPESSTKICPLHGSLSMDAQDQALAPLDKGQRKVVLATSVAETSLTVEGVTVVIDSGLSRVSRFSPRTGMSRLDTVAVSAASADQRRGRAGRVMPGTCYRLWSREEQMGLSPISVPEILEADLAPLLLELSAWGVQDASELSWLDEPPLPALQQARDLLVQLGALDKSGKSVTAHGKRIAEAGRHPRIAHMLLRAISIGLGGLGSEMAVLLGERDFVRYEGKPPNADIRVRLEALRGIGPYAADDAAKRRLGEEIKRLRREYDLKPTKENEENDSVQDCGLLLAFAYPDRIGRQRDNGKYLLSGGRGAEFGGGQALSHEKWIVVAEVDDSGTDSRIRLAAPVSFEQLAVHLKQEMSEETHIYWDAESKSVRGRSRKRLGALLLEETPINRPSSDLMLRALLAGIREEGLALLPWTKAARQFQERTIFARLQDASWPDLSDEALIDTLEQWLAGYAEGMKGRSDLQRLNLKDLLESMLTWDQRRELDEYAPTHWVVPSGTRVPIDYSDLASPFVAVRLQELFGLPETPRIAGGRVSLTLHLLSPAQRPVQVTRDLASFWNNAYFEVRKELKSRYPKHYWPDNPLEAEATRRVRPPNTK; this is encoded by the coding sequence ATGGCTTTGTTGCCCATTGATTCGGTATTGCCCGAATTAAAGCAAGCTTTGTCCGATCATAGCAACGCCGTGCTGATCGCGGCGCCCGGAGCGGGCAAAACAACGCGCGTGCCGCTGGCGTTGCTCGGCGAGAAATGGCTTGAAGAAGATCTTAAAATCATTATGCTGGAGCCGCGGAGACTGGCTGCCCGCAGCTCGGCTAAACATATGGCAGCTACGCTAGGCGAACAAATCGGGGAGACGGTAGGGTACCGGGTGAAGATGGACACGAAGGTTGGTTCAAAAACCCGGATAGAGGTTGTGACGGAGGGCGTGTTGACCAGAATGCTGCAGGCCGATCCGGCGCTCGACGGGGTAGGTCTTGTTATCTTCGACGAGTATCACGAGAGAAGCTTGCAAGCGGATTTAGGATTGGCGCTATGCCTGCAATCGCAAGCGTTACTACGCGAGGATCTGAAGCTGTTGGTCATGAGCGCGACGTTGGAAGCGGAGCCGGTTGCCGCATTACTCGGGGAGGCGCCGATCATCCGTAGCGAAGGGCGCAGCTATCCGGTCGAAACGATCTATCGCCCGAAGCCAAGCGGAGGATATTTGGTGGATGCCGTTGCGTTGGCGGTAACGGATGCTCTCCGCGCCCATGAAGGGGACGTGCTTGTTTTTCTTCCGGGAATCGGCGAAATACGAGCGGTCGAGTCGATGCTAAGGGGACGGTTACCGGAATCTTCGACGAAGATATGCCCCTTGCACGGGAGCTTGTCCATGGATGCTCAAGATCAAGCTCTAGCTCCGTTAGATAAGGGCCAACGCAAGGTCGTGCTTGCCACCTCCGTCGCGGAAACGAGTTTAACCGTGGAAGGCGTCACCGTAGTCATCGATAGCGGACTATCGCGCGTATCCCGCTTTTCTCCCCGGACGGGCATGTCCCGCTTGGATACGGTCGCCGTTTCCGCCGCGTCGGCGGATCAACGGCGAGGACGCGCGGGCAGGGTTATGCCCGGGACTTGTTACCGATTATGGAGCCGCGAGGAACAAATGGGGCTTTCCCCCATCAGCGTACCTGAGATTTTGGAGGCCGACTTAGCTCCTCTCTTACTAGAACTGTCCGCATGGGGCGTTCAAGATGCGTCCGAGCTCTCGTGGTTGGATGAACCTCCATTACCTGCCTTGCAGCAGGCGCGCGATCTCCTCGTCCAGTTAGGAGCCTTGGATAAATCAGGTAAATCCGTGACCGCTCACGGAAAGCGGATCGCGGAAGCCGGAAGACATCCCCGAATCGCGCATATGCTGCTGCGAGCGATATCTATCGGACTTGGCGGATTAGGCAGCGAAATGGCCGTGCTACTAGGAGAGCGTGATTTCGTTCGTTACGAAGGCAAGCCTCCGAATGCGGATATTCGCGTAAGACTTGAAGCTTTGCGAGGAATCGGGCCGTATGCGGCGGACGATGCGGCGAAGCGGAGACTTGGCGAAGAGATCAAGCGATTGCGTCGGGAGTACGATCTCAAGCCGACGAAAGAGAACGAGGAGAACGATTCCGTTCAGGATTGCGGACTGCTGCTCGCATTCGCTTATCCGGATCGTATCGGTCGACAACGGGACAACGGCAAATACCTGCTAAGCGGCGGAAGAGGCGCCGAGTTCGGAGGAGGACAGGCGCTCTCCCACGAGAAGTGGATCGTCGTGGCGGAAGTCGACGATTCCGGAACGGATAGCCGGATTCGTCTGGCTGCTCCCGTCTCTTTCGAACAGTTGGCCGTTCATTTGAAACAAGAAATGAGCGAGGAGACGCATATTTACTGGGATGCCGAGTCGAAATCCGTACGGGGGCGTTCCCGCAAAAGGCTAGGCGCTCTGTTATTGGAAGAAACCCCGATTAACCGTCCATCATCCGATCTTATGCTACGCGCTTTGCTTGCAGGGATAAGAGAGGAAGGATTAGCCCTTCTCCCTTGGACGAAGGCGGCGCGGCAATTTCAAGAGAGAACGATATTTGCACGCCTACAAGATGCTTCTTGGCCGGACTTATCGGACGAGGCTCTGATTGACACGTTAGAGCAGTGGCTTGCCGGTTATGCGGAAGGGATGAAGGGGCGATCCGATCTTCAGCGCCTCAACCTCAAAGACCTGCTGGAGTCCATGCTAACCTGGGATCAACGGCGCGAATTGGACGAATATGCCCCGACTCACTGGGTCGTCCCAAGCGGCACAAGAGTTCCTATTGATTATAGCGATTTGGCTTCACCATTTGTCGCGGTTCGGTTGCAAGAGTTGTTCGGCTTGCCGGAAACGCCGCGTATCGCGGGTGGACGGGTGTCGCTAACGCTTCATCTCTTATCCCCGGCGCAACGTCCCGTTCAAGTGACCAGGGATTTGGCCAGCTTCTGGAATAACGCTTATTTCGAGGTGCGCAAAGAATTGAAAAGCCGTTACCCGAAGCACTATTGGCCGGATAATCCGCTTGAAGCCGAAGCGACGAGAAGAGTGCGTCCGCCTAACACGAAGTGA